In Myxococcus stipitatus, the sequence ACGGCGGCGGGCGCCGGGGCGGGGCTCCGGCCGCTGGGCTTCGAGGCGCTGGAGCTGTTGCGCGTGGAGGCGGGGGTGCCCCGCTACGGCCAGGACATGGTGGACACCACCATCCCCCTGGAGGCGAACCTCGCCGGCGCCATCTCCTACAACAAGGGGTGCTACATCGGGCAGGAGGTCATCGCCCGGGCCACCTTCCGCGGCCACATGAACCGCAAGCTGACGGGGCTGCTGCTGGGCGACGTCGACGCGGCCCCCGGCACCGAGCTGCGGCGGGGCGAGAAGAAGGTCGGCTGGCTCACCAGCGTGGTGCGCTCGCCCACGCAAGGCCAGCGGGTGGCGCTGGGCTACGTGCACCGGGACTCGCTCGAGCCCGGCACGGAGCTGACGCTCGCGGGCGGCCCCGCCACGGTGAAGGTGGCCCCCCTGCCCTTCAAGGGCTGAGCGCGACGCGGGTGTCAGGTGAGCAAGGCTTTCCTGACATCCTTGTCGCTCGCCCGCTGGCTCCTCGGGGAGCAGGCGAGCAGTTTCAAGGTGTTGAGAATGGAACGGGCCTTGCTCCTGGGCGAGGCCCGCCTTCATGAGACCCTCCTTCCTATTGGGGTTGTCCTTCCTCTGCGGCGCCACGGTGATGGCGTCGGAGATGGCCGCGTCGCGCCTGGTGGCGCCCTACTTCGGGAGCAGCACGCCGGTATGGGCGGCGCTCATCTCGTTGGTGCTCGGGGGGCTGGCGCTGGGGGCGCACCTGGGCGGCCGGATGGCGGACCGGGCGGGGCGGCTGGAGCCCCTGCGGGTGGCGCTGTGCGTCGCGGCGGTGATGCTCGCGGGGCTGCCCTTCCTCGCGCGGGCGCTCCTGCCCGGGGCCACGGCGGCGGTGATGACGGGGCGCGTGTTCGAGGCGATGGCGCGCGTGGGGCTGGTGACGCTGGCGGCGCTGCCGCCCTTGTTGGTGCTGGGCGCGGTGGGGCCGTTCCTGTTGCGCGTGGGGCTGGGGGGCGTGGAGGGCGCGGGCGCGCACGCGGGGCGGCTGTCGGCGGCGTCCACGCTGGGCAGCATCCTGGGGACGCTGCTGGCCGCCTTCGTCGTGTTGCCGTGGCTGGGCACCGCGCGGGCCATGGCGTGCTTCGCGGGGGTGTTGGGGCTGACGGCGGCGTGGACGCTGTCGTGGGGGTGGCGGCTCCTGGCGGTGGGCGTGCCGGCGGCGGCGGTGGCGCTGGGGGCGCACGCGCTGCCGCGTGACGCGCGCGCGCTGGAGGTGGCGGAGTCGCCGCTGGCCTACATCCAGGTGCTGGAGGCGCCCGGAGGCACGCGCCGGCTCGTCTTCGACGAGGGCTTCGCGGTGCAGAGCGTGTGGCTGCCGGGCCAGCCGGTGCGCGAGGAGGTGTTCGCGCACTACCTGCTGACGCCGGCCATGGGCGCGCGGGAGCCCCGGCGTCCGCGCGTGCTGCTGTTGGGGCTGGGCGCGGGCACCAGCGCGCGCGGGTTGATGGAGACGTACCCGGGCGCGGAGGTGGTGGGCGTGGAGCTGGACGCGGAGGTGGTGCGGCTGGCGCGGGCGCACTTCGGGTTGTCGGCCCAGGTGGAGGTGCACGTGGGGGACGCGCGGATGTTCCTCGCGGGGGACACGCGGGCCTACGACGCCATCATCGTCGACGCCTTCCGCTTCCCCTACGTGCCCTTCCACCTGATGACGCGCGAGTTCGCCCAGGCGGTGGCGGCGCGCCTCGTCCCGGGCGGCGTGGCGTGCTTCAACGTGGGGCGCTTCCGGGAGGAGCGGGCGGTGGTGGACGCGGTGGGGCGCACGCTGGCGTCGGTGTTCCCCCACGTGCTCGCCGCCGAGGCGCGCAACCGCAGCAACACCCTGTTGTTCGCGGGCGAGGCGGGCATGTCCGAGCGGCTGGCGCGGAGGAGCCCGGCCCTGCCGGACACGCTGCGGCCCCTGGCGGAGCGCGTGGTGGGGGAGCTGCGCGCGGTGGCGCCGGGCGAGCCGCTCACGGACGACCACGCGCCGGTGGAGCTGCTCACCGACGCCATCCTCCTGCGCGCGTTGGCGCGGGGCGAGGGGCTGTGATGCGGGCGCTCGGTTCGGAGGTCATCACGCCGATGACAGGCGGACGCTCGCGCGCGCTCGCACGGGGCGAGGGGCTGTGATGCGGGCCACGCCGCGCATGCCGGAGTTCCTGGCGCCGCTGCCGCTGTGCGCCGTGGCGCTGATGGCGGTGAACGACCGCTGGCTCAAGCCCACGTTCCACAACGCGCTCACCGGGAAGCTGTCGGACGTGGCCATCTGCTTCTTCCTGCCGCTCTACGTGTCCGCGCTGCTGGCGCTGGTGACGCGCTGGTCGCCGCGCTGGCGCGTGGGCGTGGGGGCGGTGTTCACCGCGGCGCTGTTCACGGTGCTCAAGGTGTCCCCCACGGGGGCGGCGCTGTTCTGTCAGTTGCTTCGTCCCGTGGGAGCGCTGCTCGGCTTCGAGAGCTTCCGAGCGGTGGTGGACCCCACGGACCTCATCGCGCTGCCCCTGGTCGGAGCGGCGGTGCATTACGGGCTCGCGTCCCAGCGGACACGCGCCATTCCCCCCAACGGAGTCGAGACATGAAGCGCCTCACGCGGAGCCTCGTCACCCTCGCCGTGCTGTCGTCCACCGCCGTGCTGCTCGTCGCCGACTCGGCGCGAGACTGCGACCACGCCTCGCAGAACGTCAGCTTCCGGGTGTCGATGAACACCTGTGGCGAGCTCGATGGAATCGTCGTGCGCTCCGGCAAGGACTCCTGCGACGTGGAGGTGGATGGCGCGGAGAGCGCCGGCGTGCCTCAGTACGGCGAGTCGAACACCGATGACGTGAACGTGTTGGAGGGCAACTGGAACCTGCACGGTTCCAATCGCACCCTCTACCTGGTGGCGGATGGTGGTACCGCGCCAGCGGACGCGGGGGGCGCGACGCCGGTCAGCGTGAACCGCCACTGCGAGGCGACGAAGGAGCCGAACGGCGACCTGATGTTGCGCTGCACCGACTTCCGCTCGGACCTGTCCGGGGAGGTGGTGTCCACGTGCCAGGTGCAGCTCACGGATCCGCTCCAGTAGCCCCGACCGGGCAGTGCCTCCCGGGCGGAGCGTCGCGTCCGGGGCCAGCTTCGGACGAGGCCTTCGCCGCGCGAATCGACGATTCATGAGGCGGAGCGTCGCGTCCGGGGGCACCTCCGGACAGCGGCCCGCGAGGAGTCCTCCTGGGCGCGGGAGCACGCCCGGCTGCCCCAGGGTCACCGCCCCTTCGTCGGCGCGCGGAGCACGTTCGATTCCCGACGCCGCAGGTCACTTCATGAGCGGCGGGGAACGCCCTTCGACATTATTGGAACCAGGTCCACTTCCAGCGACAGGGAGCCACATGCGCGTCTTCGTCACGGGTGCCTCCGGGCACATCGGTTCCGTGGTCGTCCGAGAGTTGCTCTCGGCGGGTCACCAGGTGGTGGGTCTCGCCCGCTCCGACGCTTCTGCCGCAACGCTGAAGACCGCCGGCGCCGAAGTGCGGCGAGGCAGCCTCGATGACCTCGACGCCCTACGGGAGGCCGCCGCGACCGCGGAGGGCGTCATCCACCTCGCGTTCAAGCATGACATCGCCTTCACCGGCGACTACGCGGGGGCGGTGGCGGCGGACCTTCGCGCCATCGAAGCGATGGGGGCCGCGCTCGAGGGCTCCGGCAAACCGTTCGTGGGCACCTCGGGAACGCTCTCGCTGGCGAAAGCCGTGTCCGGTCGCGCCGCCACCGAGGACGATGTGCTTCCGAGCGGCCCGCGCATCGACGCGGAGAACGCGGTGGTCGCGCTCGGGAAGCGCGGCGTCCGGTCGTCGGTCATCCGACTCTCGCCGACGGTCCACAGCGCGCTCGACCGTCAAGGCTTCGTCCCGTCGCTCATCGCGATGGCGCGGAAGAATGGTTTCGCCGCCTACGTCGGGGCCGGCGCCAACCGCTGGCCAGCGGTGCACACGCTCGACGCGGCGCGCCTCTATCGTCTGGCTCTGGAGAAGGCACCGGCCGGCTCGCGTCTGCACGGGGTCGCCGAGACCGGTGTCCCCTTCCACGACATCGCCGAGGCCATCGGCCGTGGCCTCGGTCTCCCCGCGAGGAGCGTCTCCGCCGAGGATGCGAGCAGGTACCTCGGGTTCCTCTCTGCGTTCGCCCAGCTCGACGACCCTACGTCCAGCGAGCGCACGCGCGAAATCCTCGGCTGGCGGCCGACGCATCCAGGGCTGCTCGCGGACCTCGCGGAGCGCCACTACTTCGAGGCCGCCGCTCAGGCGCCCTGAGGAAGGCACCGAGCGAGAAGCCCGGCCCCATCCGCCAGTCATCGTCATGAGACGTGGCGAAGGGGCTCTGCGACCGTGAGGGTCCGCGAGGGTCCGGGCGCGGCACACGCCGGAGGCGGCTCACGCCTTCATGAAGCCCGCGCCCACGAGCCAGCCCACGGCGGCTCCGCCCAGCACGAGCCAGACGGAGTTGACGCGGTAGCGGATGAGCAGGAGGGCGGAGAGAGCGGCCAGGCCCACGGTCCACGCATCCACCAGCGCCGCGCGGCCGAGATCCCACGTCACCACGGCCATCAGCGCGAGGGAGGCCACATTGACGCCGTCGAGGAACGCGCCCGCCGCCCA encodes:
- a CDS encoding SDR family oxidoreductase, with protein sequence MRVFVTGASGHIGSVVVRELLSAGHQVVGLARSDASAATLKTAGAEVRRGSLDDLDALREAAATAEGVIHLAFKHDIAFTGDYAGAVAADLRAIEAMGAALEGSGKPFVGTSGTLSLAKAVSGRAATEDDVLPSGPRIDAENAVVALGKRGVRSSVIRLSPTVHSALDRQGFVPSLIAMARKNGFAAYVGAGANRWPAVHTLDAARLYRLALEKAPAGSRLHGVAETGVPFHDIAEAIGRGLGLPARSVSAEDASRYLGFLSAFAQLDDPTSSERTREILGWRPTHPGLLADLAERHYFEAAAQAP
- a CDS encoding fused MFS/spermidine synthase; amino-acid sequence: MRPSFLLGLSFLCGATVMASEMAASRLVAPYFGSSTPVWAALISLVLGGLALGAHLGGRMADRAGRLEPLRVALCVAAVMLAGLPFLARALLPGATAAVMTGRVFEAMARVGLVTLAALPPLLVLGAVGPFLLRVGLGGVEGAGAHAGRLSAASTLGSILGTLLAAFVVLPWLGTARAMACFAGVLGLTAAWTLSWGWRLLAVGVPAAAVALGAHALPRDARALEVAESPLAYIQVLEAPGGTRRLVFDEGFAVQSVWLPGQPVREEVFAHYLLTPAMGAREPRRPRVLLLGLGAGTSARGLMETYPGAEVVGVELDAEVVRLARAHFGLSAQVEVHVGDARMFLAGDTRAYDAIIVDAFRFPYVPFHLMTREFAQAVAARLVPGGVACFNVGRFREERAVVDAVGRTLASVFPHVLAAEARNRSNTLLFAGEAGMSERLARRSPALPDTLRPLAERVVGELRAVAPGEPLTDDHAPVELLTDAILLRALARGEGL